In the Paenibacillus sp. FSL H7-0357 genome, one interval contains:
- a CDS encoding glutaredoxin family protein, with the protein MSQPVIVYSTTGCSDCNQVKQWLTEQDVSFEVRDVMTSTVYQEEVEKLGFMGVPVTVYEGRAVKGFNVSELKELIGATAE; encoded by the coding sequence ATGAGCCAGCCGGTTATTGTCTATTCCACCACAGGATGCAGCGACTGTAATCAAGTGAAACAGTGGCTGACCGAGCAAGATGTTAGCTTCGAGGTGCGTGATGTTATGACAAGTACAGTGTATCAGGAAGAAGTCGAGAAGCTGGGCTTCATGGGTGTGCCTGTTACTGTGTACGAAGGCCGCGCAGTCAAAGGCTTCAACGTTTCCGAACTTAAGGAGCTTATTGGAGCAACTGCTGAATAA
- the ytxJ gene encoding bacillithiol system redox-active protein YtxJ: MSIQQLHTLEELQQYVAQPGKKLLFKHSTTCPISAKANEEFTAYTQGSETPAAIVHVIEDRPLSNQIAEDFGIKHESPQIFLLEDGEVRWNTSHWKITRDAIKAAVSQ, translated from the coding sequence ATGTCTATCCAACAACTTCATACTCTGGAAGAACTGCAGCAATATGTTGCTCAACCAGGTAAAAAACTGCTTTTCAAGCATAGCACTACCTGCCCGATCAGCGCCAAGGCCAACGAGGAATTCACAGCCTATACGCAAGGCTCCGAGACTCCAGCTGCCATTGTCCATGTGATTGAAGACCGTCCGCTGTCCAATCAGATTGCCGAAGATTTCGGGATCAAGCATGAATCTCCGCAGATCTTCCTGCTCGAAGACGGCGAAGTGCGCTGGAACACCTCCCATTGGAAAATCACCCGGGACGCCATCAAGGCAGCTGTGAGCCAATGA
- a CDS encoding SDR family NAD(P)-dependent oxidoreductase yields MKRVAFVTGADRGLGFFLASWLLENKYSVFAGQYMKESESLDALKKQYPDRLTLIPLDIGDRESVKQAARSISGSTAHVDMIINNAGIIHRADDATMLVDMDDEAMAHIYNVNTLGSLRVSNELMGLLMQSKQKLIVNISSEAGSIGRNKRINMYGYCMSKAALNMQSSLMHNHLKVMGGQVMVFHPGWLQSYMNGEKALEAPIPPEESARKIMNIVQEHKKYMGEEPAYLDLDGNAWPW; encoded by the coding sequence ATGAAAAGGGTTGCTTTTGTTACCGGTGCTGACCGTGGTTTAGGTTTTTTTCTGGCAAGCTGGCTTCTAGAGAACAAATATTCCGTATTTGCCGGTCAGTATATGAAGGAGTCGGAATCGCTGGACGCACTGAAAAAGCAGTACCCGGACCGATTAACTCTGATCCCGCTGGATATCGGCGACCGTGAGAGTGTCAAGCAAGCGGCACGCAGCATTTCGGGCAGTACCGCTCATGTTGATATGATTATCAATAATGCCGGTATTATTCATAGAGCTGATGATGCCACGATGCTTGTTGATATGGACGATGAAGCCATGGCTCACATTTATAATGTAAACACGCTTGGTTCTTTGAGGGTCAGTAATGAATTGATGGGCCTGTTAATGCAGAGCAAGCAGAAATTGATTGTTAATATCTCCTCAGAAGCCGGAAGCATTGGCCGGAACAAACGGATTAATATGTACGGATACTGTATGTCCAAAGCAGCGCTTAATATGCAGTCCTCCCTGATGCACAACCATTTGAAGGTGATGGGCGGGCAGGTTATGGTCTTTCACCCCGGCTGGCTGCAGTCCTATATGAATGGTGAGAAGGCTCTGGAGGCACCTATTCCTCCTGAAGAGTCGGCGCGTAAGATTATGAATATCGTGCAGGAGCACAAGAAGTATATGGGTGAGGAGCCGGCTTATCTCGACCTGGACGGCAATGCGTGGCCCTGGTAA
- a CDS encoding ThuA domain-containing protein — protein MSEWKALALGSYSEVKYHPFAGVDHEIKRILSPDLQVEASEDYSLLNKDNLEGLKLVIAYTEFSDQKIAPEQSAALLSYVAGGGGLLVIHNGISLQRNQELGAMLGAHFTHHPEYTSLHMKIPAHGHPIMQGISEFVIEDEPYYFEMHPYFETTVLAEYLHEGAMRQAAWCHEFGLGRVVYLMPGHHLPSFSVEPFRQMIRQGGMWAAGLL, from the coding sequence ATGTCTGAATGGAAAGCACTTGCACTTGGCAGCTACAGTGAGGTGAAATACCATCCTTTTGCCGGTGTGGATCATGAGATTAAGCGCATTCTGTCACCTGATCTGCAGGTGGAGGCTTCTGAAGATTACAGTCTCCTGAACAAAGACAACCTCGAGGGATTGAAGCTGGTTATCGCTTATACCGAATTTTCCGATCAGAAAATAGCCCCGGAGCAAAGTGCCGCTTTGCTGTCTTATGTAGCGGGGGGCGGAGGTCTGCTCGTTATACATAACGGAATCTCCCTGCAGCGGAATCAGGAGCTGGGCGCCATGCTGGGCGCGCATTTCACCCATCACCCGGAATACACCTCCCTGCATATGAAAATACCGGCACACGGGCATCCCATTATGCAGGGGATCAGCGAGTTCGTCATCGAGGACGAGCCGTACTACTTTGAAATGCATCCTTATTTTGAGACGACTGTGCTGGCAGAGTACCTTCATGAAGGGGCCATGCGTCAGGCAGCCTGGTGCCATGAGTTCGGACTTGGCCGTGTAGTTTATCTGATGCCGGGGCATCATTTGCCTTCCTTCTCGGTAGAGCCGTTCCGCCAAATGATCCGCCAAGGCGGAATGTGGGCAGCGGGTCTGTTGTAA
- a CDS encoding spore germination protein: MWKMLWDLVPGWKVLFQGFVIFVVPVVLTRLMIWLRMKEGKASTRGMRAEGKKGGGVPSSEDTGEADQTSVAVQNKKSAAPAPPVQNNAGQATPSLTYTGEFQHDVQSFREISTDMSDVNVRELRIGSLGIKAALFFVDGLTDKEGMDQNILMPLMNTVRPFEGMSTAPPAEILKGIIVHQVVQVSEIEYTDQLRLSLQKVLFGSAVLLIDGMSEVFVLGTPKGNTRSVEEPISEALLRGPRLGFNETLSDNTAMLRRHGQSTELAMISFTVGERIEKELVLTYLKGVANDELIKEITRRIKTINIDDVQESGYLEQLMEDNYLSPFQQIQNTERPDRVMAALLEGRAAILLDGTPFALIMPTTFGMLLQSPEDYYDRWFSGTLLRLLRFFAASVSLFAPALYISFLSFHPGLIPTKLAISIISSRQGVPFATLIEALIMEISIEILREAGLRLPKPIGPAMGIVGGLIIGQAAVEAGIVSPILVIVVAVTAISSFSIPMYSAGITLRFLRFLAMFFAAVFGLYGVVMFFLLLSSHLIKLKSFGVPYLSMVTPYRMSDLRDFIIRIPLQLMKRRPALLQPKDPIRKK, from the coding sequence ATGTGGAAGATGCTATGGGATCTAGTGCCCGGCTGGAAGGTGCTGTTTCAAGGTTTTGTCATCTTCGTCGTTCCGGTTGTCTTAACCCGCCTAATGATCTGGCTCCGAATGAAAGAGGGCAAGGCGAGCACCCGGGGAATGCGGGCTGAAGGCAAAAAAGGCGGGGGTGTTCCAAGCTCCGAAGATACGGGGGAGGCGGATCAAACCAGCGTCGCTGTGCAGAATAAAAAATCCGCCGCACCCGCACCCCCTGTTCAAAACAACGCTGGACAGGCCACTCCTTCCCTGACCTATACCGGAGAGTTCCAACATGATGTTCAGTCCTTCAGGGAGATAAGTACCGATATGTCAGACGTCAATGTCAGAGAGCTGCGCATTGGAAGCCTGGGAATCAAGGCGGCGCTGTTTTTTGTGGATGGACTTACAGACAAGGAAGGCATGGACCAGAACATCCTGATGCCCTTGATGAACACGGTGCGGCCCTTTGAAGGCATGAGTACAGCCCCGCCAGCAGAGATATTGAAAGGAATTATCGTGCATCAGGTAGTACAGGTCTCGGAAATTGAATATACCGACCAGCTGAGACTCTCGCTGCAAAAGGTATTGTTCGGCTCTGCGGTATTGTTAATTGACGGAATGTCGGAGGTTTTTGTACTAGGTACCCCGAAAGGCAACACAAGAAGTGTGGAGGAGCCGATATCGGAGGCGCTTCTGCGCGGTCCGCGGCTGGGTTTCAATGAAACGCTCAGTGATAACACGGCGATGCTGCGAAGACACGGGCAGAGCACGGAGCTGGCCATGATTTCTTTTACCGTGGGAGAGCGAATTGAGAAGGAACTGGTGCTGACCTATCTCAAGGGCGTCGCCAACGATGAGCTGATTAAGGAAATCACCCGGAGAATCAAGACGATCAATATAGATGATGTCCAGGAATCAGGATATTTGGAACAACTCATGGAAGACAACTACCTCAGCCCCTTTCAGCAGATCCAGAACACAGAACGCCCGGACCGGGTCATGGCGGCGCTGCTGGAGGGAAGAGCGGCCATTCTTCTGGACGGCACGCCGTTTGCGCTGATAATGCCGACTACCTTCGGAATGCTGCTGCAGTCACCGGAGGATTATTATGACCGCTGGTTTTCGGGTACACTGCTGCGGCTCCTGCGTTTTTTTGCCGCATCGGTCTCGTTGTTTGCTCCGGCGCTCTACATTTCTTTTCTCTCGTTTCATCCCGGGCTGATTCCTACCAAACTGGCGATTTCAATCATCAGCTCCAGGCAGGGCGTCCCCTTTGCTACACTGATTGAAGCGCTGATTATGGAAATCTCTATCGAAATATTGCGTGAGGCCGGCCTGCGCCTGCCCAAACCCATTGGACCGGCCATGGGCATTGTCGGGGGTCTGATTATCGGCCAGGCAGCGGTAGAGGCGGGGATTGTCAGTCCGATTCTGGTCATTGTCGTTGCGGTTACAGCGATCTCCTCTTTCTCGATTCCCATGTACAGTGCGGGGATTACCTTGCGCTTTCTCCGTTTCCTGGCGATGTTTTTCGCTGCTGTATTCGGGCTTTACGGTGTCGTTATGTTTTTCCTCCTGCTCAGCAGCCATTTGATTAAACTGAAGAGCTTCGGGGTTCCCTATTTAAGCATGGTTACTCCCTACAGGATGAGCGACCTGCGCGATTTTATTATCCGCATCCCCCTGCAATTGATGAAGCGCCGTCCGGCATTGCTGCAGCCCAAGGATCCAATACGTAAAAAATAA
- a CDS encoding spore germination protein — translation MNAKVQDSITTSQATIIMVNYILVAGVFTLPRTTVQAAGTPDVWISLIVSALLSMVAGTVIVLLSQRFPGKTFYQYSRSIIGKPLAAILGVVIAAYFLCISGYELRSMQEVTGFFLLEGTPNWAVASVFMWIAIYLCRGGINALSRMCRLIAPMAGAIFFGVCLLSLKIFDIDNLRPVLGEGLGPVWRGTRPTALTYTAGEALLFLVAFMEKPKKAGRVLVVGTLISMIFYVVAVVMTIGAFSVEGVVTRTWPFIDLIRSFEVNLLFERFESLLLVIWIMQIFCTFCISFYGAALGISQIFNKKLDHCLFALLPLVYFITETPPNINGLFAFGTSLGNWAILLFGLLPLPLLIIAHFRRAGS, via the coding sequence ATGAATGCGAAAGTACAGGATAGCATCACGACGAGCCAAGCGACCATTATTATGGTCAATTACATCCTCGTAGCAGGCGTATTCACCCTTCCCCGGACAACTGTACAGGCTGCCGGCACTCCTGATGTATGGATATCACTTATTGTGAGCGCCCTGCTGTCCATGGTGGCCGGCACGGTAATTGTCCTGCTTAGCCAGCGGTTTCCGGGCAAGACCTTCTATCAATACAGCAGGAGCATTATCGGCAAGCCGCTTGCAGCGATTCTGGGAGTGGTCATCGCCGCGTATTTTCTATGTATTTCCGGATATGAGCTGCGTTCGATGCAGGAGGTGACCGGATTCTTTCTGCTGGAGGGAACGCCCAACTGGGCGGTTGCCTCTGTATTCATGTGGATTGCGATTTATTTATGCAGAGGGGGAATTAATGCGCTGTCCCGGATGTGCAGACTGATTGCCCCCATGGCCGGGGCGATTTTTTTCGGGGTTTGTCTGCTTAGCCTGAAAATATTTGATATAGACAATCTCCGCCCTGTGCTCGGGGAAGGGCTGGGTCCGGTATGGAGAGGCACTAGGCCGACAGCGCTGACGTATACGGCAGGTGAAGCGCTGCTGTTCCTTGTAGCTTTTATGGAAAAACCCAAAAAAGCAGGGCGGGTGCTTGTCGTAGGGACATTGATTTCTATGATCTTTTATGTGGTTGCTGTTGTCATGACGATAGGGGCATTTTCTGTAGAGGGTGTAGTCACCCGGACATGGCCCTTCATCGATCTGATACGCAGCTTTGAGGTGAACCTGCTGTTTGAACGTTTCGAATCCTTGCTCCTGGTCATCTGGATTATGCAAATTTTTTGTACCTTCTGCATTTCCTTCTATGGAGCGGCGCTCGGAATATCGCAAATCTTCAACAAAAAGCTCGACCATTGTCTATTCGCCTTGCTTCCGCTTGTTTATTTTATTACGGAAACTCCTCCGAATATCAATGGCTTGTTCGCATTCGGCACCAGCCTTGGTAATTGGGCCATTCTGCTGTTCGGATTGCTGCCGCTGCCGCTGCTAATTATTGCTCATTTCAGGAGAGCCGGATCATGA
- a CDS encoding Ger(x)C family spore germination protein has translation MKRIVLLAVLLIQSIGLSGCWSSTPIENLNMEVAVALDVADETPIEEDFEQRGGGYPKNKRMSCTYQFIVPQGSVGSKKEGASSRNFYNMTETGDSIFEAIRELSLRTNNPPIGHHLKVIVIGEQLARSTKLSELIDFFSRDNDIRPSVLILVSKGKASDVLNNVLPGQTPAFVLEGIFGNRDRNLRIWEPVSIAKAAGPLHGKTTFMLQNVIAAKNEMKFAGAGVIKGETGKLQGFLNEEELEGVVWLTGKGKGGVLKTTEDGSGRLITYEVKSMGSKIKAKVEEGNISFAVKIESTGRYAETFAHGGQKLDAAYMKQDELVLQDKVKEMAGASVETMQQKLHADAAGFGKILHIQHPAVWRKVKGNWDETFSRVPITIDVKLHIEEYGASGTSTE, from the coding sequence ATGAAGCGAATCGTACTGCTTGCCGTGCTTCTAATTCAAAGCATAGGGTTATCCGGCTGCTGGAGCAGCACGCCCATTGAGAACTTAAATATGGAAGTGGCCGTGGCACTCGACGTAGCGGATGAAACACCAATCGAAGAGGATTTTGAGCAGAGGGGCGGGGGGTACCCGAAGAATAAACGAATGTCCTGCACCTACCAATTTATCGTACCCCAAGGTTCAGTGGGTTCCAAAAAAGAAGGCGCATCCTCCAGAAATTTCTATAATATGACTGAAACCGGAGACTCCATCTTCGAAGCGATCCGTGAACTGTCGCTGCGTACAAACAATCCTCCCATTGGACATCATCTGAAGGTCATCGTAATCGGCGAGCAGCTGGCACGTTCTACCAAGCTTTCAGAGCTGATCGATTTTTTCAGCCGGGATAATGATATCCGCCCCAGTGTGCTGATTCTCGTCAGCAAGGGAAAGGCCAGTGATGTGCTGAACAACGTGCTTCCGGGCCAGACACCGGCGTTTGTGCTGGAGGGGATATTTGGCAACCGGGACCGGAACCTGCGAATCTGGGAGCCAGTGTCTATCGCCAAGGCCGCAGGACCCCTGCACGGGAAAACCACCTTTATGTTGCAGAATGTCATTGCTGCGAAGAATGAGATGAAATTTGCCGGAGCCGGTGTGATCAAGGGGGAGACGGGCAAGCTGCAAGGCTTCTTAAACGAGGAGGAGCTGGAAGGTGTGGTCTGGCTTACGGGAAAAGGGAAAGGCGGAGTGCTTAAGACCACTGAGGATGGCAGCGGCAGGCTGATTACTTATGAGGTTAAGTCCATGGGCAGCAAAATCAAGGCTAAGGTCGAGGAAGGTAACATCTCTTTTGCCGTGAAAATCGAGTCTACAGGCAGATATGCTGAGACTTTCGCTCATGGAGGACAAAAGCTGGACGCTGCTTATATGAAGCAGGATGAACTGGTGCTGCAGGATAAGGTAAAGGAAATGGCCGGAGCCTCTGTGGAGACAATGCAGCAAAAGCTGCATGCCGATGCCGCCGGATTCGGCAAAATCCTGCATATTCAGCATCCTGCCGTATGGAGAAAGGTGAAAGGGAACTGGGATGAAACCTTCAGCCGGGTTCCGATAACCATTGATGTCAAGCTGCATATAGAGGAATACGGGGCTTCCGGAACCTCCACCGAATAA
- a CDS encoding MerR family transcriptional regulator → MKIGELAAQTGVSVRSLRYYERQGLIAPLRQANGYREYSALAVETVETIKLYLNLGLSTEEISGFLHCVLKNKEAFCAEVMPLYRSKLEEIERQIVQLSQIKLNLQQRMASIQQERLEAEAAVNSLSE, encoded by the coding sequence ATGAAAATAGGTGAACTTGCAGCACAGACGGGCGTCAGTGTCCGATCACTGCGTTATTATGAGCGTCAGGGGCTTATCGCTCCCCTCCGCCAGGCGAATGGATACCGGGAGTATTCAGCGCTTGCTGTAGAGACGGTGGAGACGATTAAGCTGTATTTAAATTTGGGTTTGTCCACGGAAGAGATTTCCGGTTTTCTGCACTGCGTGCTGAAGAATAAAGAAGCGTTCTGCGCGGAAGTGATGCCGCTATACCGCAGCAAGCTGGAGGAGATTGAGCGCCAGATTGTGCAGCTCAGCCAAATTAAGCTGAACCTGCAGCAGCGGATGGCCTCCATCCAGCAGGAACGGCTGGAGGCAGAGGCAGCTGTTAATTCGCTGTCTGAATGA
- a CDS encoding thioredoxin family protein has product MAIINAEKTEDLRAELRGSGAVLVDYGAPWCAPCKMLLPVLEELNDEYGDSVAIVKVNCDELPELAGEAGVMGLPTVIVYSGGQPVEKLVGLRPKSAYQGVLNKYAAVSNR; this is encoded by the coding sequence ATGGCTATTATCAATGCAGAGAAAACTGAGGATCTAAGAGCCGAGCTAAGAGGCAGCGGGGCCGTACTGGTTGATTACGGAGCGCCATGGTGCGCGCCTTGCAAGATGCTGCTGCCTGTTCTGGAGGAACTGAATGACGAGTATGGAGACAGTGTGGCTATCGTTAAGGTGAACTGTGATGAACTGCCGGAGCTGGCGGGGGAGGCTGGAGTCATGGGCCTGCCTACCGTGATTGTGTATAGCGGAGGACAACCGGTGGAGAAGCTGGTCGGTCTGCGTCCTAAATCGGCCTACCAGGGTGTATTGAACAAGTATGCGGCTGTAAGCAACAGATAA
- a CDS encoding CHAD domain-containing protein — translation MTVEQLAKDRQLSKTRQWEQAMHKLFINFRDYSKDALKNFDDEDIHQARVNSRKLLTLLSILDPDHSAAAELYNVFKQAQKRLGKVRDADVLIESFKERRKRAKEAGEAKTAELLKAVIKHQKDKRKEYRKKLEAELPKLAGKELDGLWEAFRSSTLEPLAAKRDVNVVMRELEVAFEQKKKTCKTLFKGPGAESQEAFDALHELRIAAKELRYTANAAAFALNQKFHAHEEIYKQIQEQLGEINDKRVWLETLNSIGRDELGVGKKTWNEFTDALRTEVLEALHHNEVVPVTEKAKSL, via the coding sequence ATGACAGTCGAACAACTTGCGAAGGACAGGCAGTTAAGCAAGACCAGGCAGTGGGAACAGGCGATGCACAAGCTGTTTATCAACTTTAGGGACTACAGCAAAGACGCGCTCAAAAACTTTGATGACGAGGATATTCATCAAGCCAGAGTCAACAGCCGCAAGCTGCTGACCCTGCTGTCCATTCTCGACCCGGATCATTCCGCCGCAGCCGAGCTGTACAACGTATTCAAGCAGGCCCAGAAAAGGCTGGGTAAGGTCAGGGATGCAGATGTTCTTATTGAATCTTTCAAGGAAAGACGCAAGCGCGCCAAGGAAGCCGGCGAGGCGAAAACTGCCGAACTGCTGAAGGCGGTCATCAAACACCAGAAGGATAAGCGGAAGGAATACCGCAAGAAGCTGGAGGCTGAGCTCCCAAAGCTGGCCGGCAAGGAATTGGACGGGTTATGGGAAGCTTTTCGGAGCAGCACGCTTGAGCCGCTGGCAGCGAAAAGAGATGTAAACGTCGTCATGCGCGAACTTGAAGTAGCTTTTGAGCAGAAGAAAAAAACATGCAAAACCCTATTCAAAGGTCCCGGGGCCGAATCACAGGAAGCCTTCGACGCACTGCATGAGCTGCGGATCGCCGCCAAGGAGCTGCGCTATACGGCCAATGCGGCCGCATTCGCACTCAACCAGAAATTCCATGCCCATGAGGAGATCTATAAACAGATCCAGGAGCAGCTTGGCGAAATTAATGACAAACGCGTGTGGCTGGAAACACTGAATTCCATCGGACGCGATGAGCTGGGTGTTGGCAAAAAAACGTGGAATGAGTTCACAGATGCTCTTCGGACCGAAGTGCTGGAGGCATTGCATCATAATGAGGTTGTTCCCGTTACAGAGAAAGCCAAGTCACTTTGA
- a CDS encoding lipoate--protein ligase family protein has translation MMINKGINRAESGAERALPNVMVLFEHLSEDDGKAAKYGGSGAAEGGAVTEHAVRSGDAGEAEHVMLAGDAGKPEHAVTSGDGGEAEHAVMAGNAGGMLVPFAFEETLCRDIGAGLAPPALHLWSHPAGVALGLRDSKLPRADEAMARLERRGFRTAVRHSGGAAVPLDAGIVNVALVLPKTPGKLDFHDDFRLLASLIQEAVAVSHPQAAALIQAGEITGSYCPGDFDLAIGGRKFCGIAQRRQSSAYFVHAFVVVSGSGQERGELIRGFYETASGGDESLSYPRVRPETIAALSELGGPASAAVFSSGIRQAISGRGVQLKPAALLREETGYDLQYADQRVLEAARVLRERYAR, from the coding sequence ATGATGATCAATAAAGGAATTAACAGAGCAGAATCGGGCGCGGAGCGCGCTCTTCCGAATGTAATGGTGCTGTTTGAGCATTTGTCAGAAGATGACGGGAAGGCTGCAAAATATGGCGGAAGTGGGGCTGCTGAAGGTGGAGCGGTGACGGAACATGCTGTGAGGTCAGGAGATGCGGGAGAAGCGGAACATGTTATGTTGGCCGGAGATGCCGGGAAGCCGGAGCATGCTGTGACGTCAGGAGATGGTGGAGAGGCGGAGCATGCTGTGATGGCCGGAAATGCGGGAGGCATGCTGGTTCCCTTTGCATTTGAGGAGACGCTGTGCCGGGACATTGGAGCGGGACTGGCCCCTCCAGCCCTGCATCTCTGGAGTCATCCCGCAGGTGTTGCACTGGGCCTGCGGGACAGCAAGCTACCCCGCGCAGATGAGGCGATGGCCAGGCTTGAGCGGCGCGGGTTTCGTACAGCGGTCCGTCACTCCGGCGGGGCTGCCGTGCCGCTGGATGCCGGGATCGTCAATGTGGCGCTGGTCCTTCCCAAAACTCCGGGCAAGCTGGATTTTCACGACGATTTCCGGCTGCTGGCTTCCCTGATTCAGGAAGCCGTAGCGGTAAGCCATCCGCAGGCTGCGGCGTTGATCCAGGCCGGAGAAATCACCGGTTCCTATTGTCCCGGTGATTTCGATCTGGCTATCGGCGGCCGCAAGTTCTGCGGCATTGCCCAGCGGCGGCAGAGCAGCGCGTATTTCGTTCACGCGTTCGTTGTGGTCTCCGGCTCCGGGCAGGAGCGCGGGGAGCTGATCCGCGGATTCTATGAGACTGCGTCCGGCGGGGACGAGTCTTTGTCTTATCCGCGGGTCCGCCCGGAGACCATCGCTGCGTTAAGCGAACTCGGCGGGCCGGCTTCGGCGGCGGTGTTCTCTTCAGGCATCCGGCAGGCGATATCCGGGCGCGGAGTGCAGCTTAAACCGGCTGCCCTCCTCAGGGAGGAGACCGGTTATGACTTGCAGTATGCGGATCAGCGTGTGCTGGAAGCGGCACGGGTGCTGCGGGAACGTTATGCCCGCTGA
- a CDS encoding carbon-nitrogen family hydrolase, translated as MKISLIQLDIAFGKPEANYVAAEHKIRQAAATRPDCLILPELWTTGYDLTRLDEIADPEGQITKDFISGLAREYGINIVAGSVANKQAAGITNSMFVFGRNGGLAGEYSKLHLFRLMDEHLYLQPGEAKGLFSLDGSLCAGLICYDIRFPEWVRAHTALGAEVLFISAEWPLPRLSHWRALLISRAIENQCYVVACNRAGADPANIFAGHSMIIDPWGDIICEAGESEEILSGVIDLQKVREVRQQIPIFSDRRPELYT; from the coding sequence ATGAAAATTTCCCTGATTCAGCTCGATATAGCATTTGGCAAACCCGAGGCAAATTATGTAGCGGCTGAACACAAAATACGCCAGGCCGCAGCAACTCGTCCTGACTGCCTCATTCTCCCTGAATTATGGACGACCGGATATGATCTAACACGGCTTGATGAAATTGCCGATCCAGAGGGGCAGATTACGAAGGACTTTATTTCCGGCCTGGCCCGCGAATATGGCATCAACATCGTTGCCGGTTCCGTGGCCAACAAGCAGGCTGCCGGGATCACCAACAGCATGTTCGTCTTTGGCCGTAATGGCGGGCTTGCCGGGGAATACAGCAAGCTGCATCTGTTCCGCCTGATGGATGAGCACCTGTATCTTCAGCCGGGAGAAGCCAAGGGGCTGTTCAGCCTGGACGGCTCGTTATGCGCCGGATTGATCTGCTATGATATCCGCTTCCCGGAGTGGGTGCGCGCCCATACGGCACTCGGAGCGGAGGTGCTGTTCATCAGCGCCGAATGGCCGTTGCCCCGGCTGTCCCACTGGCGTGCCCTGCTGATCAGCCGGGCAATCGAAAACCAATGCTACGTCGTCGCCTGCAACCGCGCCGGGGCTGATCCGGCGAATATTTTCGCCGGGCATTCCATGATCATTGATCCGTGGGGCGACATTATATGTGAGGCCGGAGAAAGCGAGGAAATCCTGAGCGGCGTCATTGATTTGCAGAAGGTGCGGGAGGTAAGACAGCAGATTCCGATCTTCTCCGACAGACGGCCGGAGCTGTATACGTAG
- a CDS encoding MarR family winged helix-turn-helix transcriptional regulator, protein MTEHLPEEEEQILELLQALNKGISPKFERCAGISPTRLRLLHELFQVAEISQISLQKEVDIDAAAVTRHLKGLEDNGMISRRNNPADNRVTLVSLTEQGREKILSYKEEKIRFLRSLLTGFEGQELKVLIDMLTRLQQNIDLL, encoded by the coding sequence TTGACTGAACATCTGCCTGAGGAAGAAGAGCAAATATTAGAACTGCTGCAGGCGCTTAACAAGGGAATCAGCCCCAAGTTTGAACGTTGTGCAGGCATCAGCCCTACGCGGCTCCGCCTGCTTCACGAGCTGTTTCAGGTTGCAGAAATTAGCCAGATTTCGCTGCAAAAGGAAGTCGACATTGATGCTGCAGCTGTCACCCGCCATTTGAAGGGGCTGGAGGATAACGGCATGATCTCCCGCCGCAACAATCCTGCCGACAACAGGGTGACTTTGGTCTCGCTCACTGAACAAGGACGGGAGAAAATCCTCTCCTACAAGGAGGAGAAGATCCGGTTCCTCCGCTCATTGCTCACCGGATTTGAAGGGCAGGAGCTCAAAGTGCTTATAGATATGCTTACCCGGCTGCAGCAAAACATCGATTTACTGTAG